A genomic segment from Streptomyces sp. NBC_00459 encodes:
- a CDS encoding HD domain-containing protein: protein MPDQADADAPDDPDTLSALRARWTQALEAARATPGNAKELPDPTPYADNLLARWQEPQRRYHTLTHLTAVLDHIDVLEQAEAGYAPDPGLVRLAAWFHDAVYAPDRSENEERSARLAERALPEAGVPAAGTAEVARLVRLTVTHAPAPGDRNGELLCDADLAILAASPDTYAAYTAAVREEYAFVPEDAFRAGRAAVLRQLLALPRLFRTPYGTQHWEEPARANIAAEVERLGRTDPGPI, encoded by the coding sequence ATGCCCGATCAAGCCGACGCAGACGCCCCCGACGACCCCGACACCCTCTCCGCCCTCCGAGCCCGCTGGACTCAGGCCCTGGAAGCAGCCCGCGCCACCCCCGGCAACGCCAAGGAGCTTCCGGACCCCACCCCCTACGCCGACAACCTCCTCGCCCGCTGGCAGGAACCCCAGCGTCGCTACCACACGCTCACCCACCTCACCGCGGTCCTCGACCACATCGACGTACTGGAACAAGCCGAGGCCGGGTATGCCCCCGACCCCGGCCTCGTCCGCCTCGCCGCCTGGTTCCACGACGCCGTGTACGCCCCGGACCGCTCCGAGAACGAGGAGCGCTCCGCCCGTCTCGCCGAGCGGGCCCTCCCCGAAGCCGGTGTCCCGGCAGCGGGCACGGCGGAGGTGGCCCGCCTCGTCCGCCTCACCGTCACCCACGCCCCCGCGCCCGGCGACCGCAACGGCGAGCTCCTGTGCGACGCGGACCTCGCGATCCTGGCCGCGTCCCCGGACACGTACGCCGCGTACACGGCCGCCGTCCGCGAGGAGTACGCCTTCGTCCCGGAGGACGCCTTCAGGGCGGGCCGGGCAGCGGTACTGCGCCAACTCCTCGCCCTGCCAAGGCTGTTCCGGACGCCGTACGGCACACAGCACTGGGAGGAACCGGCGCGCGCCAACATCGCGGCGGAGGTGGAACGGCTGGGCCGAACGGACCCGGGCCCGATTTAA
- a CDS encoding maleylpyruvate isomerase family mycothiol-dependent enzyme, producing the protein MTSSVDVSDVRDPELPGRLLIVERDALIPLLRARPEADFGIVTAGCPEWTVRDVLAHCSAVLSRVVEGRIEKGVFSPESNDRDIAERRDWTNARIVDELEKGMSEAGDVIARSGGALDGAALGEWVHAGDVREALGEPEAYAGPGLPYALALLARLSRKRRLVPLHADVDELDEPLRLGNASGTRTPGRYIGGGAALVRLYTGRSVTGAGVGAFELAGAEAGELNMYGR; encoded by the coding sequence ATGACGTCTTCTGTCGATGTAAGTGACGTACGTGACCCCGAGCTGCCCGGGCGGCTCCTGATCGTCGAGCGCGACGCGCTGATCCCGCTGCTGCGGGCCCGGCCCGAGGCCGACTTCGGGATCGTGACCGCCGGGTGCCCCGAGTGGACCGTGCGGGACGTGCTCGCGCACTGCTCGGCCGTGTTGTCGAGGGTGGTGGAGGGGCGGATCGAGAAGGGCGTGTTCTCGCCGGAGTCGAACGACCGGGACATCGCCGAGCGCCGCGACTGGACGAACGCGCGGATCGTGGACGAGCTGGAGAAGGGGATGAGCGAGGCCGGGGATGTGATCGCCAGGTCCGGCGGGGCACTGGACGGGGCCGCGCTGGGGGAGTGGGTGCACGCCGGGGACGTACGGGAGGCTCTCGGCGAGCCGGAAGCCTATGCGGGGCCCGGTCTGCCGTACGCGCTGGCGCTGCTCGCGCGGCTGAGCAGGAAGCGTCGGCTGGTGCCGCTGCACGCCGATGTCGACGAGCTGGACGAGCCGTTGCGGCTGGGGAACGCGTCGGGGACGCGGACGCCGGGGCGGTACATCGGGGGTGGCGCCGCGCTTGTACGGCTGTATACGGGGCGGTCGGTGACGGGTGCGGGTGTGGGTGCGTTCGAGTTGGCGGGCGCGGAGGCGGGGGAGCTGAACATGTATGGCCGGTGA
- a CDS encoding copper homeostasis protein CutC, with protein MSQRAVLEVIALDVEDAVAARAGGADRLELVTDMAADGLTPTVAAFACIRAAVDIPLRVMLRPADGFGAGDVDRLAGVAGELRGAGAEEFVLGFLGADGGVDLAAVERVVGEIDGSRWTFHRAIDHAVDRDALRKQLDGLPGLDTYLTAGSAAGVDEGLPTLLAEAARRGEPGYEQQLLVGGGLRLEHVPLLRAAGVDAFHIGGAARPEGWGRPVSEGAVAEWRGVLDEG; from the coding sequence ATGAGCCAGCGCGCAGTCCTGGAGGTGATCGCCCTCGATGTCGAGGACGCCGTCGCCGCCCGGGCCGGAGGGGCGGACCGGCTTGAGCTGGTCACCGACATGGCCGCCGACGGGCTCACCCCGACGGTCGCGGCCTTCGCGTGTATCCGGGCCGCCGTCGACATTCCGCTGCGGGTGATGCTGCGGCCGGCGGACGGGTTCGGTGCCGGGGACGTCGACCGGCTGGCCGGGGTCGCCGGGGAGTTGCGGGGGGCAGGTGCGGAGGAGTTCGTGCTCGGGTTCCTGGGGGCGGACGGCGGTGTCGATCTCGCTGCCGTCGAGCGGGTCGTGGGGGAGATCGACGGCAGCCGGTGGACGTTCCACCGCGCGATCGACCACGCCGTCGACCGGGACGCGCTGCGCAAGCAACTCGACGGGCTTCCCGGTCTCGACACCTATCTCACCGCCGGTTCGGCGGCCGGCGTCGACGAAGGGCTTCCCACGCTGCTCGCGGAGGCGGCGCGGCGCGGGGAGCCCGGGTACGAGCAACAGCTGCTGGTGGGGGGCGGGTTGCGGCTGGAGCATGTGCCGCTGCTGCGCGCCGCGGGAGTGGACGCCTTTCACATCGGAGGTGCGGCTCGGCCCGAGGGGTGGGGAAGGCCGGTGTCGGAGGGGGCGGTCGCGGAGTGGCGGGGGGTACTGGACGAGGGGTGA
- a CDS encoding HelD family protein encodes MSSPISVSDDPISGDPLGRERSHLSASRAALRAMREDAESLDITDVTANWVNAAVLSRQIEERIKALADLSHTPLFFGRLDYLHAPGAEQAEGAEGEQFYIGRRHVHDADGDPMVIDWRAPVSQPFYRASKTDPLDIALRRRFGYTGGDLTAYEDEHLSDPTESAATSKLLQQEIERPRVGPMRDIVATIQPEQDEIVRSGLGGSVCVQGGPGTGKTAVGLHRVAYLLYAHRERLARTGTLVIGPNSSFLQYIEQVLPALGELEVKQATVDDLVAHVEVLGTDDAAAAVVKGDARMADVLRNAVYSHVTLPTEPVMVVRGSRRWRVPAYELEQIVRELLDRGIRYGAAREALPQRIAHMVLVQMERSGEAPDDRVQDAVARNTAVKAAVKAVWPPVDPAKLVLRLLTDADFLAVHAAGILDEDEQKEILRTKPVRSVKAAKWSAADAVLIDETIDLVQRTHSLGHVVLDEAQDLSPMQYRAVGRRCTTGSATVLGDLAQGTTPWATRSWEEALAHLGKSDAVIEELTAGFRVPTDVITYASRLLPYIAPGLTPVASVRENPGFFDVRPIGGTAEVVEACEELLRNEGSTGLIAADARIPALAEALGEAGIGFLSPGEETTQETRLTLVPASLAKGLEYDYVVLDEPRAVVDAEPDERTGLRRLYVALTRAVSGLIVTHAAPLPAELA; translated from the coding sequence TTGTCCAGCCCCATCTCCGTTTCCGACGACCCGATTTCCGGCGACCCGCTCGGCCGCGAACGCTCCCATCTCTCCGCCTCCCGAGCGGCCCTTCGCGCGATGCGTGAGGACGCCGAGTCCCTCGACATCACGGACGTCACCGCGAACTGGGTCAACGCGGCGGTCCTCTCCCGCCAGATCGAGGAGCGGATCAAGGCCCTCGCCGACCTCAGTCACACCCCGCTGTTCTTCGGCCGCCTCGACTACCTGCACGCTCCCGGCGCCGAGCAGGCCGAGGGCGCGGAGGGGGAGCAGTTCTACATCGGGCGCCGCCACGTCCACGACGCCGACGGCGACCCCATGGTCATCGACTGGCGCGCGCCGGTGTCCCAGCCGTTCTACCGGGCCTCGAAGACGGACCCGCTGGACATCGCCCTGCGCCGCCGGTTCGGGTACACCGGCGGGGACCTCACGGCGTACGAGGACGAGCACCTCTCCGACCCCACCGAGTCGGCGGCCACCAGCAAGCTGCTCCAGCAGGAGATCGAGCGCCCGCGCGTGGGCCCGATGCGCGACATCGTGGCCACCATCCAGCCCGAACAGGACGAGATCGTACGCAGCGGGCTGGGCGGCTCGGTGTGCGTGCAGGGAGGTCCCGGCACCGGGAAGACGGCCGTCGGTCTGCACCGGGTCGCCTATCTCCTCTACGCCCACCGCGAGCGACTGGCCCGTACCGGCACCCTCGTCATCGGGCCGAACAGCTCCTTCCTCCAGTACATCGAGCAAGTGCTGCCCGCGCTGGGCGAGTTGGAGGTCAAACAGGCCACCGTCGACGACCTGGTGGCCCATGTGGAGGTGCTCGGCACGGACGACGCGGCAGCGGCGGTCGTCAAGGGTGACGCGAGGATGGCGGACGTCCTCCGGAACGCCGTCTACTCCCATGTGACGCTGCCCACCGAGCCCGTGATGGTCGTACGGGGATCCAGGCGCTGGCGGGTACCGGCGTACGAACTGGAGCAGATCGTACGGGAGTTGCTGGACCGGGGGATTCGCTACGGCGCCGCCCGCGAGGCCCTGCCGCAGCGCATCGCGCACATGGTGCTGGTGCAGATGGAACGGTCGGGAGAGGCCCCGGACGACCGTGTGCAGGACGCGGTCGCCCGCAACACGGCGGTGAAGGCGGCCGTGAAGGCCGTCTGGCCGCCCGTCGACCCCGCGAAACTCGTCCTGCGCCTGCTCACCGACGCCGATTTCCTCGCCGTGCACGCGGCCGGGATCCTCGACGAGGACGAGCAGAAGGAGATTCTCCGGACGAAGCCCGTACGGTCGGTGAAGGCGGCCAAGTGGTCGGCTGCGGATGCGGTGTTGATCGACGAGACGATCGACCTGGTCCAGCGCACGCACTCGCTCGGGCATGTCGTCCTGGACGAGGCGCAGGACCTCTCGCCGATGCAGTACCGGGCGGTGGGCCGGCGCTGCACGACCGGTTCGGCGACCGTCCTCGGCGACCTCGCACAGGGCACGACGCCCTGGGCGACGCGGAGTTGGGAGGAGGCTCTTGCCCACCTGGGCAAGTCGGACGCCGTGATCGAGGAACTGACGGCCGGTTTCCGCGTCCCGACGGACGTCATCACGTACGCCTCCCGGCTGCTCCCGTACATCGCGCCGGGTCTGACACCGGTGGCGTCGGTCCGCGAGAACCCGGGATTCTTCGACGTGAGGCCGATCGGCGGAACGGCCGAAGTGGTGGAGGCCTGCGAGGAGTTGCTGCGCAACGAGGGCTCGACGGGCCTGATCGCGGCGGACGCCAGGATCCCGGCACTGGCGGAGGCGCTGGGCGAGGCGGGCATCGGGTTCCTGTCCCCGGGCGAGGAGACGACGCAGGAAACCCGGCTGACGCTGGTCCCGGCGTCGCTGGCGAAGGGCCTGGAGTACGACTACGTGGTCCTGGACGAACCCCGGGCGGTGGTGGACGCCGAACCCGACGAACGCACGGGCCTGCGGCGCCTGTACGTGGCGCTGACCCGAGCGGTGTCGGGGTTGATCGTGACGCACGCGGCGCCACTGCCGGCGGAACTGGCCTAG
- a CDS encoding DNA repair helicase XPB — MNGPLIVQSDKTLLLEVDHEQAGECRRAIAPFAELERAPEHIHTYRVTPLGLWNARAAGHDAEQVVDALVQYSRYPVPHALLVDIAETMDRYGRLTLSKHPAHGLVLTTTDRPILEEILRSKRIIPLVGARLDPDTVAVHPSERGQIKQVLLKLGWPAEDLAGYVDGEAHAIELAEDGWALRPYQQQAVENFWHGGSGVVVLPCGAGKTLVGAGSMAQAKATTLILVTNTVSARQWKHELVKRTSLTEEEIGEYSGTRKEIRPVTIATYQVLTTRRKGVYPHLELFDSRDWGLIIYDEVHLLPAPVFKFTADLQARRRLGLTATLVREDGRESDVFSLIGPKRFDAPWKEIEAQGYIAPADCVEVRVNLTESERLAYATAETEEKYRFCATTATKRKVTEAIVRRFAGQQILVIGQYIDQLDELGEHLNAPVIKGETPNSQREKLFDAFRQGEISVLVVSKVANFSIDLPEATVAIQVSGTFGSRQEEAQRLGRVLRPKADGHKAHFYSVVARDTLDQDFAAHRQRFLAEQGYAYRIMDADELLAGDAGGAEGAAG; from the coding sequence GTGAATGGTCCACTTATCGTCCAGTCGGACAAAACCCTGCTCCTGGAGGTCGACCACGAGCAGGCCGGCGAGTGCCGTCGGGCCATCGCGCCGTTCGCCGAGCTGGAGCGGGCTCCGGAGCACATCCACACCTACCGGGTGACCCCACTGGGCCTGTGGAACGCGCGGGCCGCCGGGCACGACGCCGAGCAGGTCGTCGACGCGCTCGTGCAGTACAGCCGCTACCCCGTGCCGCACGCGCTGCTCGTCGACATCGCCGAGACGATGGACCGCTACGGACGGCTGACCCTCTCCAAGCATCCGGCGCACGGGCTGGTCCTCACGACCACCGACCGACCGATTCTCGAGGAGATCCTGCGTTCGAAGCGGATCATCCCGCTCGTCGGTGCCCGGCTCGACCCCGACACCGTGGCCGTGCACCCCTCCGAGCGCGGGCAGATCAAGCAGGTGCTGCTCAAGCTGGGCTGGCCAGCCGAGGACCTCGCCGGGTACGTCGACGGCGAGGCGCACGCGATCGAACTGGCCGAGGACGGATGGGCGCTGCGCCCGTACCAGCAGCAGGCCGTGGAGAACTTCTGGCACGGCGGGAGCGGAGTGGTCGTCCTCCCGTGCGGGGCGGGGAAGACGCTGGTCGGGGCCGGGTCCATGGCCCAGGCGAAGGCCACCACGCTCATTCTCGTCACGAACACGGTCTCGGCGCGGCAGTGGAAGCACGAGCTGGTGAAGCGGACGTCGCTGACCGAGGAGGAGATCGGCGAGTACAGCGGGACCCGCAAGGAGATCCGGCCGGTCACCATCGCGACCTACCAGGTGCTCACGACCCGGCGTAAGGGCGTCTATCCGCACCTGGAGCTGTTCGACTCCCGCGACTGGGGGCTCATCATCTACGACGAGGTGCATCTGCTGCCCGCGCCCGTCTTCAAGTTCACCGCCGATCTGCAGGCCAGGCGGCGGCTCGGGCTGACCGCGACCCTCGTGCGGGAGGACGGGCGCGAGTCGGACGTCTTCTCGCTCATCGGGCCGAAGCGGTTCGACGCGCCCTGGAAGGAGATCGAGGCGCAGGGCTACATCGCGCCCGCCGACTGTGTCGAGGTGCGGGTCAACCTGACGGAGTCGGAGCGGCTCGCCTACGCCACCGCCGAGACCGAGGAGAAGTACCGCTTCTGCGCGACCACCGCGACCAAGCGCAAGGTCACTGAGGCGATCGTGCGGCGCTTCGCCGGGCAGCAGATCCTCGTCATCGGCCAGTACATCGACCAGCTCGACGAACTCGGCGAGCACCTGAACGCGCCCGTCATCAAGGGCGAGACGCCGAACTCGCAGCGCGAGAAGCTCTTCGACGCGTTCCGCCAGGGCGAGATCAGCGTCCTGGTCGTGTCCAAGGTCGCGAACTTCTCCATCGACCTGCCCGAGGCAACCGTGGCCATCCAGGTCTCCGGCACCTTCGGGTCACGGCAGGAGGAGGCCCAGCGGCTGGGACGCGTGCTGCGGCCGAAGGCCGACGGGCACAAGGCCCACTTCTACTCCGTGGTCGCCCGGGACACCCTCGACCAGGACTTCGCCGCGCACCGCCAGCGGTTCCTGGCGGAGCAGGGATACGCGTACCGGATCATGGACGCGGACGAGCTGCTGGCCGGGGACGCAGGAGGCGCCGAGGGAGCCGCGGGCTGA
- a CDS encoding helicase C-terminal domain-containing protein → MSTEETPAPRSLAEALRARDDASLAALLRTRPDLITPVPTDLTQLATRAGTRASVVRALERLDRFTLQTAQALAVAPDPAAYDDLLALLAGDAADPAVTAALPRALTVLREQALVWGGTDRLRLVRTARELLAPSPQHPSPTGLGPTVAEATAGMSPGRVQEIVAAAGLTSTHDAVSAVASLTSLFTDRKRMAALLDSASPDSVDVLRRLVWGPPYGQITAEPAAHLRWLLDRGLLLPTAPGTVVLPREVALHLRGGRAHRSTEPLPPGVEPAATHRPQVVDNAAAGQAYTALATVEELLKDWDEGGPAVLRAGGLSVRDLKRTAVALDVTEPVAAFWVELAYAAGLLASDGEADERYAATPAYDEWLEWPSAQRWARLAEAWLTATRTPGVIGGRDTKDRTLSALGPGLDRSAAPEVRHRVLALLAALPEGTSPTVESVLARLHWERPTRGPQQDREGDEELRTRLARWTLAEAESLGVTGRGALSAQGRALLGAPAAPQKPAEPTGPGDKLPVHHHDHHQSHSHTLEPLSPSEQAVASATAARLLTPLLPEPLDHVLLQADLTAVAPGPLKRPLADMLGVLADVESKGGATVYRFTPGSVRRALDAGRSASDLHDFLTAHSRTPVPQPLAYLIDDVARRHGHLRIGAASAYVRCDDDAVLSEILADKRSANLRLRRLAPTVLAAQTDPGSLLDGLRSMGFAPAAESAEGDVLITRAHAHRTPPRTAPDPVPDGPPAPDTTLLSAAIRAIRAGDLASTTPRKPTETPAANGDLPRTSPAETLATMQAAVMTGEAVWIGYVNAEGAASQRVIAPIRVEGGFVTAYDHTADEVRTYPLHRVTGVAELADDQP, encoded by the coding sequence ATGAGCACCGAGGAGACACCGGCGCCGCGTTCCCTCGCGGAGGCGCTTCGCGCGCGGGACGACGCGTCCCTGGCCGCGCTGCTGCGCACCCGTCCGGACCTCATCACCCCCGTCCCCACAGACCTCACCCAGCTGGCCACCCGCGCCGGCACGCGCGCGTCGGTCGTGCGCGCCCTGGAGCGCCTGGACCGGTTCACGCTCCAGACGGCACAGGCGCTGGCCGTGGCCCCGGACCCGGCGGCGTACGACGATCTGCTGGCCCTCCTCGCGGGCGACGCCGCCGATCCGGCGGTCACCGCCGCGCTGCCCCGCGCCCTCACCGTGCTGCGCGAGCAGGCGCTGGTGTGGGGCGGTACGGACCGGCTGCGGCTCGTCCGCACCGCCCGTGAACTGCTGGCACCCTCTCCGCAGCACCCGTCCCCGACAGGGCTCGGTCCGACGGTCGCGGAGGCGACGGCGGGGATGTCGCCGGGCCGGGTGCAGGAGATCGTGGCGGCGGCGGGGCTCACGTCGACGCACGACGCGGTGAGCGCGGTGGCCTCGCTGACCTCGCTGTTCACCGACCGGAAGCGGATGGCCGCGCTGCTCGACAGCGCCTCCCCGGACTCCGTGGACGTACTGCGACGCCTCGTCTGGGGACCGCCGTACGGGCAGATCACCGCCGAGCCGGCCGCACACCTGCGCTGGCTGCTGGACCGGGGGCTGCTCCTGCCGACCGCGCCCGGAACGGTCGTACTGCCGCGCGAGGTGGCCCTGCATCTGCGCGGCGGCCGGGCGCACCGCTCGACCGAGCCGTTGCCGCCGGGGGTCGAGCCCGCCGCGACCCACCGTCCACAGGTTGTGGACAACGCGGCGGCCGGGCAGGCGTACACCGCGCTCGCGACCGTCGAGGAGCTGCTGAAGGACTGGGACGAGGGCGGCCCGGCGGTGCTGCGGGCCGGCGGGCTGAGCGTCCGCGACCTCAAGCGGACGGCCGTCGCCCTGGACGTGACCGAGCCGGTGGCCGCCTTCTGGGTCGAACTCGCCTATGCGGCAGGCCTGTTGGCGTCAGACGGCGAGGCCGACGAGCGGTACGCGGCGACCCCCGCGTACGACGAGTGGCTGGAGTGGCCCTCGGCGCAGCGCTGGGCGCGGCTCGCGGAGGCATGGCTGACGGCGACCCGGACGCCCGGAGTGATCGGTGGCCGGGACACCAAGGACCGTACGCTGTCCGCCCTCGGCCCGGGCCTGGACCGGTCGGCCGCGCCGGAGGTACGGCACCGGGTGCTGGCCCTGCTGGCCGCCCTCCCGGAGGGCACCTCCCCGACCGTCGAGTCCGTGCTGGCCCGCCTGCACTGGGAGCGTCCGACGCGCGGCCCGCAGCAGGACCGGGAGGGCGACGAGGAACTGCGCACCAGGCTCGCCCGCTGGACCCTGGCCGAGGCGGAGTCGCTGGGCGTCACGGGCCGGGGGGCGCTGTCGGCCCAGGGCCGGGCGCTGCTGGGCGCCCCCGCCGCACCGCAGAAGCCTGCCGAGCCGACGGGCCCCGGCGACAAACTCCCGGTCCACCACCACGACCACCACCAGAGCCATTCCCACACCCTCGAACCCCTGTCCCCGTCCGAGCAGGCCGTCGCCTCCGCCACCGCCGCCCGGCTGCTCACCCCGCTACTGCCCGAGCCGCTCGACCACGTCCTTCTCCAGGCGGACCTGACGGCGGTGGCCCCGGGCCCTCTCAAGCGCCCCCTGGCCGACATGCTCGGCGTGCTCGCGGACGTCGAGTCGAAGGGCGGCGCGACGGTCTACCGCTTCACCCCGGGTTCCGTACGCCGCGCGCTGGACGCCGGCCGCTCCGCCTCCGACCTGCACGACTTCCTGACCGCCCACTCCCGTACGCCGGTCCCGCAGCCCCTCGCCTACCTCATCGACGACGTGGCGCGCAGACACGGGCACCTGCGGATCGGCGCGGCCTCGGCCTACGTACGCTGCGACGACGACGCGGTGCTCAGCGAGATCCTCGCCGACAAGCGGTCCGCGAACCTGCGTCTGCGGCGCCTGGCGCCCACGGTGCTGGCCGCCCAGACCGACCCGGGGTCGCTCCTGGACGGTCTGCGCTCGATGGGCTTCGCACCGGCCGCCGAGTCCGCCGAGGGCGACGTCCTGATCACCCGCGCCCACGCCCACCGCACCCCGCCCCGCACAGCCCCGGACCCGGTACCGGACGGCCCGCCGGCCCCCGACACCACGCTGCTCTCGGCGGCGATCCGGGCGATCAGGGCGGGCGACCTGGCCTCCACGACCCCACGCAAACCGACGGAGACCCCGGCCGCGAACGGCGACCTCCCGCGCACCAGCCCCGCCGAGACCCTGGCCACCATGCAGGCCGCCGTGATGACCGGCGAGGCCGTGTGGATCGGCTACGTCAACGCCGAGGGCGCCGCCAGCCAGCGCGTCATCGCCCCCATCCGCGTGGAGGGCGGCTTCGTGACCGCGTACGACCACACGGCGGACGAGGTACGGACGTATCCGCTGCACCGGGTCACCGGGGTGGCGGAGCTGGCGGACGACCAGCCATAG
- a CDS encoding HAD family hydrolase, producing MTSMPSPTPSGALTVGFDLDMTLIDSRPGIHACYLALAERTGTYIDADLAVTRLGPPLADELVHWFPADQVAAMSDLYRAMYPAIAITATPAMTGAREAVEAVRESGGRAIVVTAKYEPNAKLHLEHLGIEPDAVIGNLWAEQKAVALREQGASVYVGDHVGDVRGARAADALSVAVPTGPCDAAELRTAGADVVLDDLTHFPAWLASYSEVAARA from the coding sequence ATGACATCCATGCCCTCGCCGACGCCCTCCGGCGCGCTCACCGTCGGGTTCGATCTCGATATGACCCTCATCGACTCCCGCCCCGGCATCCACGCCTGCTACCTGGCGCTCGCCGAGCGGACGGGCACGTACATCGATGCCGATCTGGCCGTCACCCGGCTCGGTCCGCCCCTCGCGGACGAGCTCGTGCACTGGTTTCCGGCCGATCAGGTCGCGGCCATGAGCGATCTCTACCGTGCGATGTATCCGGCCATCGCCATCACCGCGACCCCCGCGATGACCGGCGCCCGCGAGGCCGTCGAGGCCGTACGGGAGTCCGGCGGGCGGGCGATCGTCGTCACCGCCAAGTACGAGCCGAACGCCAAGCTGCACCTCGAACACCTCGGCATCGAGCCCGACGCGGTCATCGGAAACCTGTGGGCCGAGCAGAAGGCCGTCGCGCTGCGCGAGCAGGGCGCGAGCGTGTACGTCGGCGACCACGTCGGAGACGTACGAGGCGCCCGGGCCGCCGATGCCCTGTCGGTGGCCGTGCCCACCGGGCCCTGTGACGCCGCTGAGCTGCGCACCGCGGGCGCGGACGTCGTCCTCGACGACCTCACCCACTTCCCCGCCTGGCTGGCCTCCTACTCGGAGGTGGCCGCCCGCGCCTGA
- a CDS encoding cold-shock protein: MPTGKVKWFNSEKGFGFLSRDDGGDVFVHSSVLPAGVDSLKPGQRVEFGVVAGQRGDQALSVVILDPTPSVAAAQRKKPDELASIVQDLTTVLENITPMLERGRYPEKTSGAKIAGLLRAVADQLDV; this comes from the coding sequence GTGCCCACCGGCAAGGTCAAGTGGTTCAACAGTGAGAAGGGTTTCGGCTTTCTCTCCCGCGATGACGGCGGTGACGTCTTCGTCCATTCCTCGGTCCTGCCCGCCGGAGTCGATTCCCTCAAGCCGGGCCAGCGCGTGGAGTTCGGAGTCGTCGCCGGCCAACGCGGTGACCAGGCGCTTTCCGTCGTGATCCTGGACCCGACCCCGTCGGTCGCCGCGGCACAGCGCAAGAAGCCCGACGAACTGGCCTCCATCGTCCAGGACTTGACGACCGTCCTGGAGAACATCACGCCGATGCTGGAAAGGGGCCGTTACCCCGAGAAGACCTCGGGGGCGAAGATCGCGGGTCTGCTGCGGGCCGTCGCCGACCAGTTGGACGTGTAG
- a CDS encoding 1,4-dihydroxy-6-naphthoate synthase, with amino-acid sequence MSTHVSTPVTPRDERALQIAYSPCPNDTFVFDAWAHGRVPGAPALDVTFADIDITNGMAERGEFDVLKVSYAVLPYVLDEYALLPCGGALGRGCGPLVLTREAGADLTGRTVAVPSERSTAYLLFRLWAADTIPGGVGEVVVMPFHEIMPAVRDGKVDAGLVIHEARFTYRNYGLHKLADMGEHWEATTGLPIPLGAIIAKRSLGAATLELLAQAARTSVRAAWDDPEASRAYVLEHAQEMDPKVADQHIGLYVNEFTADLGEDGYAAVRGLLTRAAAEGLVPPLGPNALDFP; translated from the coding sequence ATGAGCACCCACGTGAGCACCCCCGTGACCCCGCGAGATGAACGCGCGCTGCAGATCGCGTACTCGCCCTGCCCGAACGACACCTTCGTCTTCGACGCCTGGGCCCATGGCCGGGTGCCGGGCGCGCCCGCGCTCGACGTGACGTTCGCGGACATCGACATCACCAACGGCATGGCCGAGCGCGGCGAGTTCGACGTACTGAAGGTGTCGTACGCCGTGCTGCCGTACGTCCTCGACGAGTACGCGCTGCTGCCCTGCGGGGGCGCGCTGGGGCGGGGCTGCGGGCCGCTGGTGCTCACGCGGGAGGCGGGCGCCGACCTGACCGGGCGTACGGTCGCCGTCCCGAGCGAGCGGTCGACGGCGTATCTGCTGTTCCGCCTGTGGGCGGCCGACACGATCCCCGGCGGGGTCGGGGAGGTCGTCGTGATGCCGTTCCACGAGATCATGCCCGCCGTGCGGGACGGGAAGGTCGACGCCGGTCTGGTCATCCACGAGGCGCGCTTCACGTACCGGAACTACGGGCTCCACAAGCTCGCGGACATGGGCGAGCACTGGGAGGCGACGACCGGGCTGCCGATCCCGCTCGGCGCGATCATCGCCAAGCGGTCGCTGGGAGCCGCGACACTGGAACTGCTGGCCCAGGCCGCCCGGACGTCCGTACGCGCCGCCTGGGACGACCCGGAGGCCTCCAGGGCCTATGTCCTGGAGCACGCGCAGGAGATGGACCCGAAGGTCGCCGACCAGCACATCGGGCTGTACGTCAACGAGTTCACCGCGGACCTGGGCGAGGACGGCTATGCGGCGGTCCGGGGGCTGCTCACGCGCGCGGCGGCCGAGGGACTGGTGCCGCCCCTCGGCCCGAACGCACTCGATTTCCCCTAG